CGACGCGAACATGTTGGCTTCTGTGGATTGAACCATGCGTACTGTGGAACAGGAGCAGTTTTGCTCATGGTCGGCGTGGAGCAGAAAGAAGAGCGTCAGTGCGCGAACCTGAGCGTCGGTTGGCTCAAAGGGCCGGTGCGGCAACGAGTGCATCATGTGCAGGAAGTTGCGGCAGTACGTCAGTTTGGGGTCCGGGTACATGAACGGCAATCCTTGCGCCTTGCGGAAAGACCATGCCGCGATGGTTCGCACTTTGGAGATGATTTTGGCCGCAGCTCTGAGAAAATCCTCTTCGGTGTTGATACGCAACAGGTCCGGGTGATAGCAGCCGAGCGCGTTGATGACCGCAGACAGAATAGCCATGGGATGACCGTTGGATGGAAATCCTTCGAAATGGTGCCGCAGATCTTCGTGCAGCAGTTCCTGTTCGTCCAGCAGATGCCTGAATTCCTGCCGTTCCGTTCTGGTCGGCAATTCGCCGAAAATCAAGAGATAGGCTGTCTCGATGAAGGTCCCGTGTGCCGCCAGATCTTCGATGGGATAGCCCCGGTACCGGAGAATTCCCTTTTCTCCGTCAACAAATGTGACGTTGCTTGAACAGGATCCCGTATTGGCAAATCCTGGATCAAAGGTAATATATCCCGTTTCATTTCGCAGATTGGTAATATCTATGGCATGTTCGTTTTCTGTGCCGACAATGACGGGGAGTTCATATGTCTGCCCATTGAGGGTCAGGGTGGCTTTTCCATCGGTCTTCATTCTATCTTTCTTTACCATGTCGCTTCCTTGTCTTTTGCCATCGACCAAGTCGCTCCGATCCTGTCGGAGGCTGAATGATATTCATATACTGGATAGGTCCAGGCGGGTACTGGGTTGGTCGATCGGTGCGGTCGATGCTCTCTCTTAAATTATGGACTTGTTTACTCTTCTCGTACTTCTACATCAGTGGGATGAATTTTGTCAATTGCCGGAAGAGTCTGTTGTTGAAAAAAGTAAATATTCTCGGTGATTATAATTTTTCTTTGTCGTTTTTTTATGAGATTTTTTTATCTCTATGACTCTTTTTACTGAGAAGTGGACTGTCTTGACAAGGGGCAAGATACCCCTATAGGGTATTTTAAATCTGTTGTGGTGTGATCCTTTTCATTTTTCACGAAGAGGTTGGATGCTATGGGAAAGAAGAAAGATTTTTCGGATGGTCTCAGTCGCCGTGGTTTTTTGAAGGCGCTTGGTGTTAGTGGGACTGGGATGCTTGTGCCCGCTGTGGCTGGCGCGTCCACACAGCGAGTGCCTGAGCCGTCCGATGGAGAATTAGCGACGCTCTTGGATATTTCCAAATGTATCGGGTGTGGCGAATGTGTGGCGGCATGTCGGGAATCCAATGCCGACAAATTCCCCGAGCCGAAAAAACCGTTCCCAAAGATTGTGCCAGCCAAACGGGCCAAGCCCGAGGACTGGTCGGAGAAACGGGACATTGATGATCGTCTCACTCCATACAACTGGCTGTTCATTCAGAATGTGGCAGTGGAGTACAATGGTGAGGAATATGATCTCAATATCCCGCGTCGGTGTATGCATTGTCAGAACCCGCCCTGTGCGAACCTGTGTCCGTTCGGTGCTGCAAACAAGGAATTGAACGGGATCACCCGAATCAGTGATCAATTGTGTATGGGAGGAGCCAAGTGTCGGGCCGTCTGTCCGTGGCATATCCCGCAACGGCAATCCGGAGTCGGTCTATATCTGGATCTTATGCCCCGATTCGCTGGAAACGGGGTCATGTACAAATGTGACCGCTGTTATCAATTATTGGAGACCGGCTCGCTACCGGCGTGCATTTCCGCTTGCCCCGAGGATGTCCAAACCATCGGGCCTCGCCATGAAATCGTGGCCAAGGCCAAGGCTTTGGCCAAGGAGATGAATGGATTTATTTACGGGTTGGATGAGAATGGCGGGACCAACACTCTGTATGTCTCTCCCGTTCCGTTCGATCTGCTCGATGCGGCTGTGGATTCCGGCAAGGGACGGCCTCATTTGGCACCGGTTGATGATGTCATGCGTGATGAAACCACACTTGCGACGGCAACCGTGTTGGCACCCATCGCAGGCATCGTTGCTGGTGTTTTGGGTGTTGGGGCCACGCTTTTGAAGTCTTCTGAAGAGGATACCACCGATGAAAGTTAGACCATATTCCGCATGGATTTCCTGGATGTTTATTGGTGTCATGGGGGCCTTGGGTGTGACCGGCCTGCTTCAGATGCCTCTGGCCAAACGGTATTATCTGACCGATGTACCGGGTTTGGCCTGGACCGGAGATTTTTTCTTTGTCCATAAGCTGCATTATTTGTTTGCGGCAGCCTTGCTTTTCCTGGTGGCATTGGTCGTGGCCAACTGGTTGTTGAAATGGAAGGAGCGCCTGACGTTGACCAGGCTCGGAATGGTTCGGGTCGTTCTTCTCGGTGGGCTGCTGGTGAGTGGGCTACTCCGGGTCTACCGGAATATGCCGGGGGTGACGTTGGACCCTTCATTGATCCTGGTGATCGAATGGACCCATCTGGGGCTGACGGTCATTATGGGTGTGGCTGCATTGGTCGCGGTCTGTGTGAGAGTTTCAGCCTATGCCGTGTGGCGATAGACTGGCCATAAAAGGAATGAAGAAGGAAGCTTTCGGGCTTCCTTTTTTTGTGGATCACTTTGTGGTAAGCGGTTTTTATTCATGGAGGAAATATGGAAACAATAGAGTGGAACGATTTTACAAAAGTGGAATTGCGTGTGGGAACCATCACCAAAGCCGAGGCCTTTCCCGAAGCCCGGGTTTCTGCATATAAAGTTTGGGTGGACTTTGGCGAAACCATCGGTATTCGCAAATCCAGTGCCCAGATCACCCAGTTATACACGCTGGATGAATTGGTGGGCAAACAGGTGGTGGGGGTGGTCAATTTCCCCGTCAAACAGATTGGTCCCATGCGGTCAGAGTGTTTGGTGACGGGATTCTATCGTGAAGATGGCGTGGTGTTGGCGGTTCCCGACAAGGCTGTGCCCAATGGGTTGAAACTCGGTTAGCCTTTTTCTGGATTGAAAACGCCTTCAGGATGTGTGTCCTGAAGGCGTTTTTTGTGTGCAGAATGACGCTGTCAGATTAGTCCGGCGCGTGGTCGTCATCTTCCAGAATCATTTCAACGGCGGATTGTCGCCACGCTTTTGGATGCACTTCTGTTCCCGGATTGAGATGCCCGACAGCGATGAGCATGGAAATCCAGTATCGATCCGGTATGTTCCATGCTTTTTTGACCGCATCATGGTCAAAACCGTCCATGGGGTGGGTGTGCAGGCCGTGATTACTGGCCGCATACATCAGGGACATGGCAAAGAGTCCGGCGTTTTTGTTGGCAAAGGCCTGACTGGCCATTTCGTTGCTGCCATACAATGCCTGTGTGGTGCCGATGAACCAATCCCGTTGTTCTGGTTCGAGATTGTTGGCAAAGTGTTTTTCCAGCGTTTCGCTGCCTTCTTTCCAGCCGTCCCGATCCGCGAGAATCATGAGAATGACTGGTGCTTCCGTGACCTTGGGCTGGTCAAAAGCCAGGGAACGCAGTTGGGCTTTTGTTTCGGGATCTCGAAGTATTTTCACTTTCCACGGTTGCAAATTGAAACTGGATGGGGCCTTGACCGCTTCTTCGAGCAGGTCTCTGATGAGTTGATCCGAGATATCTCGTGTGGGATCGAAAAAGTTGATGGCTCGCCTTTTGATAAGAATATCGCCGAAATCCATGTGAATTCCCTCCCTGTGGCGGTTTGATGATTTTGCTATATGATACCTATTCTCGGGAAAAAAGAAAGGCCACTTTCAGAAAGTGGCCTTTGTGTTTGTAAATACGGTGCGAGATTATGGCATCATTGGAGCCATGGGCAACCCTTCATCCATGTCGAGACCACAGATCAGGTTGGCGTTCATGAGCGCCTGACCGGATGCGCCGCGACAGAGGTTGTCGATGGCTGACAAGATGATCAGTCGGTTGGTGCGGGGATCGACGACCAGACCGATGTCACAGAAAACCGTGCCACGGACAAATCGGGTTTCCGGGAGTTGTCCCTTGGGCAGAATTCGGACCATGGGCTTGTCGGCGTAGAAAGCCGTGTATGCCGCATGGATATCGTCGAGCGACGTGGCTGCTTTCAGTTTTGTATAGATGGTGGACAGGATGCCGCGATCAATGGGCAGCAGATGGGTGTTGAAGGAAACCGTGATGTCCGTTCCCCCCAATTTTGAAATTTCCTGTTCAATTTCCGGGGTGTGCCGGTGGGATGGCAGACTGTATGCCTTGAATGAGTCCGCGACTTCACAAAACAGACTGCCAACCTTGGCTTTGCGGCCCGCGCCTGATGCTCCGGATTTTGCGTCAATGACGATGTCATCTGTTTCGATGAATCCGTTGGTCAGTGCAGGGGCCAGTCCAAGGATGCTTGACGTGGGATAACAGCCCGGATTGGCGATGAGTCGTGCGCCCATGATCTGATCGAGATACAGTTCGGGTAGTCCGTAGACCGCTTCGTCGAGCAGTTCCGGGCGGGTATGCTCCACGGCGTACCACTGTTCATAGGTGGCCTTATCATGAATGCGGAAATCTGCTGACAGGTCTACAACTTTGACACCTTCATTCAATAATTCAGCGGCAATTTCCATGGCGGTTTTGTGCGGCACTGCCAGAAAAACGACATCGCAGACTTCGGCCAGGTCTTTGGGATTCGGCTGGGTGATTTCCAGGTTACCCAAGGGAAGTCTGTTGAGAAAAGGGTAGATTTCAGCGAGGGTTTTCCCCGCTTCCGAGCGTGAAGTGACCTGGACCAGTTCCATTGAGGAATGGTGTGTCATGAGCCGGGTCAATTCCATGCCGGTATAGCCGGTCACGCCGACCAGTCCGGCCTTGATAGTCTGAGCCATGAATGTCTCCGATTATTTGGTCTTGTTTACATAGGACATGCGCAGATTGTACAGGATGTCACAGAGGAGTTTTTGTTCTTCGTCATCCAGGCCGTTTTCAAACTTGTTCTTGAGCATACCGAGGACATCGATAGTGCTTTTTGCAAGCTGCGGTTGAAAATCTATCGAGCCAGTGCCGGGATCGGGAGCTTCGCCCAAGGCGACCACTGCCGATGAGGACAGAGAATAGATGAAAGTCGTGAAATTGATGTCGATGGGGACACCTTTCATGGGGTTGTCTTTGCAGGTCTTGTCGTCAGCCATGTTCCTCTCCATTTTGGCAGATGCATATGTCACTGGCACTTAAGTACGGACTGGTGCGCGCGGAGTCAATATGCTCACCAGGGGCAAATTTGCCTATTTGGCCCCATTTGTGTGCAAAACTCGGTATACATGATCTCCATTTCAAGCTAGGATGTTTTGAGATTATCCAAGGGTCCGATGGGATTGGGTTCAATAAACTCTTCAAAAAGGTTTTTGTCATGGTGAATAACGGTCTGCGTGGAATTTCTTTTGTCTTGTTGATGGTGTGTCTTTTGGGAGTCGCTGGATGTACGGATGATGAAACAGCCACGGCACCACAGGGGCCAGTCCCGATGGAGGTGATTCAGGCCGAAACACGGGTCATGCCTTTGTGGGGAGAATTTGTCGGGCAGATCAGTGCCGTTGAAACCGTGGATGTCAGGGCAAGAGTCGCTGGCTTCCTTATTCAACGGAATTTTGAGGAAGGCGGCAGTGTCAAGAAAGGCGATTTGCTTTTCGTCATTGATCCCAAACCATTTGAAGAAGATTTGAAACAGGCTCAGTCCGGTCTGGAATACAATCAGGCACTGTATGCAAAGGCGCAGAAGGATTTTCAACGATTCAAGAAACTCTATGATGAAGGCGTTGTCAGCCGCGATGAATTTGAAAGCTATCAGACACAGGTCGCAACGTATCAAGCGCAGATCGGTGACAATAAGGCCAAAGTAGAGAATGCGAAAATTCAGCTTGGTTATACGAAAATTTATGCCTCGACGGATGGTCTTATTGGTCGGGTGCAAGTCGATGTCGGAAACCTTGTGGGGCAGGGAGAAAACACGCTGCTGGCCAAAATTTCCACGCAGGACCCGATTTATGTCAGTTTCAGCATCAGTGAAAATGACTACGTTCGTGCGACACGCAATCGCATGAACAAGGATGAAAATCGTGAGATCAGGTTGTTGTTGTCCGATGGGGAAGAATACAATCAGGAAGGTCAGGTCAGCATGGTTGACCCGACCATTGATTCCCAGACCGGCACACTCGGGATTCGGTTGGTTTTTCCCAATCCTGAAAATTTGTTGCGACCAGGGCAGTACGCCAAGGTTCGGGTGCTCATCGCAAAGATTGAGGACGCAATTGTGGTGCCTGCCCGGGCGGTCATGGATATCCAGGGCATGAAATCCCTGTATGTGGTGGGCGATGACGGTGCGGTTAAAAGCCAGCCGGTGAAGCTCGGGTTTGAAGTCGATAATTTGGTGGTAGTGCAGGAAGGGATACAAGTCGGTGACAAGGTGATTGTCGATGGTATCCGCCGGGTGCGTCCCGGAATGGAGGTGAAGCCCAACGTGGTTCCCATTACGGATGACGGGGCCACTCCCACTCCACACGCTGAATCGGCAGCCGGATCAGTGGACGCAGAAAACGAGGACAAGTAGCTCATGTTTGTCAGATTTTTTATTGATCGGCCCATTTTCTCATCAGTTCTGGCCATCATCATTTTATTGGTGGGTGGCTTGTCCATCTTTTCATTGCCCATCGCCCAGTATCCGGAAATTTCGCCACCATCCGTTCAGGTGCGTGCAACCTATACCGGAGCGGATGCCAAGACCGTGATGGAGTCCGTTGCTACCCCGATTGAGGAACAGGTCAACGGTGCGCAGGACATGCTGTATATGTCCTCCATTTCGGCCAATGATGGGTCCATGGCATTGACCGTGACCTTTGAACTGGGTCGAGACCTCGAACTCGCCACGGTTGACGTGCAGAACCGGGTGAATCTGGCCACGGCCCAGTTGCCTCAGGAAGTGCGGAATTCAGGGATCAACGTTGAAAAACGGTCGCCGGATATTGTGTTGATTATCAACCTGACGTCCGACAATCCCGCCTATGACACGCTTTTCTTGAACAACTATGCCAAAATCAACATTTATGATGCCTTGAAGCGTATTCCCGGTGTCGGTGATGTTTCCCTGTTCGGTGATCAGGATTACGGGATGCGACTTTGGCTTGATCCTGATAAATTGACGACCTATGGCCTGACGGTTTCTGATATTATCAATGCGGTCAAGGAGCAGAATGTTCAGGCCCCGGCCGGTCAGATAGGAATGCCGCCCACGCCCAAGGGACAGCAATTTCAGATGTCATTGCGTGTCAAAGGACGTCTGGTCGAGCCGGAAGAGTTTGGCAATATCATCCTCAAGGCCAATGCAGACGGCAGTTCTGTCAAGATTCAGGATGTGGCCCGGGTGGAACTCGGGGCTAAAAACTATTTTACTTTTGCTCGGTTGGATGGTGGGGAGACCGCTTCTTTGTTGATTTATCAGTTGCCGGGGGCCAATGCGCTGGACGTGGCTGATCAGATTCGGTCAACCATGGACGAATTGTCCGTAAGTTTTCCGGACGGTATCGAATATCAGATTCCATATGATACCACGCTGTTTGTCTCGTCGTCTATTGATGAAGTCATGGACACCTTGTTCGAGGCCTTGTTGCTTGTTTTTCTTGTCGTGTTTGTCTTTTTGCAAAACTGGCGGACCACGATTATTCCCATGGTGTGTGTGCCGGTTTCCCTGATCGGAACCTTTGCCTTGTTCCCGGTCCTTGGCTTTTCCATCAACACCTTGACCTTGTTCGGACTGGTGCTGGCCATCGGTATTGTTGTGGATGACGCCATTGTCGTGGTCGAAGCCACGCAGCGATTTATCGATGAAGAGGGACTGTCGCCCAAGGAAGCCACCAAAAAGGCCATGTCCATGGTGACAGGTCCGGTTATCGCCAGTACGTTGGTGCTGATTGCCGTGTTTATCCCCGTGGCATTCATGGGCGGTATCACCGGGCAGTTGTACAAGCAGTTTGCCCTGACTCTGTCCGTGTCCGTTTTTATTTCGTCTATCAACGCTTTGACTTTGTCTCCTGCCCTGTCCGCGTTGTTGCTCAGACCGTACAAGCCTATTCGTGGTCCACTCGGATGGTTTTTCGACAAATTCAATGTCGTGTTCGATTATGTCACAAAGCGGTATAATCAGGCGGTTGCTGCACTGGTGCGTCGTTCGGTCATGGGACTGTTGATTGTCGCGATTTTCATTGTCGGGTGCGGCGGGTTTTTCAAAATCCTGCCGTCCGGGTTTGTGCCGGACGAAGATCAAGGCTATTTCATCGTCAACTCCATGCTGCCGGAGGGGGCGTCTCTTCAGCGTTCCGATGCGGTCGCCCAGAAAATCGAAGCGTATCTCAATGATGCGGAGGGCGTGCGGAGTGTTGTTTCATTGGGTGGTTTCAGTTTGTTGACCGGGGCATACTCTTCGTACAACTCGGCATTCTTCGTCGTTTTGGATGATTGGTCCGAGCGGACAACCCCTGACTTGACGTCTGATGCCATTATGGCCAGGGCGCAAAAGGCCTTTTTCGGCATTCAGGAAGCCATTGTCGTCGCATTTGGACCGCCGCCCATTCGAGGGTTGAGCTCGACAGGGGGACTTCAGTTTGAATTACAGGACAAGACAGGCGGGTCCATCGAAGAATTGTCGAATGTCGCGACTTCCTTTATGGCCGAGGCGGGCAAGTTACCTGAAGTGAGTAATGTCTTTACGACATTTTCGGCCCATGTGCCGCAGTTTGATGTTGAAATTGATCGTGACAAGGTCAAGAAACTTGGCGTGCCGATCAGTGATGTTTTCCAGACTCTCCAAACCTATTTGGGTGGGTATTACATCAATGATTTCAACAAATATGGTCGGACATATCGAGTCATGGCCCAGGCAGAATCAAAGTACAGGACACAGATCGATGATTTGGATCAGTT
This window of the Pseudodesulfovibrio sp. JC047 genome carries:
- a CDS encoding multidrug efflux RND transporter permease subunit, with amino-acid sequence MFVRFFIDRPIFSSVLAIIILLVGGLSIFSLPIAQYPEISPPSVQVRATYTGADAKTVMESVATPIEEQVNGAQDMLYMSSISANDGSMALTVTFELGRDLELATVDVQNRVNLATAQLPQEVRNSGINVEKRSPDIVLIINLTSDNPAYDTLFLNNYAKINIYDALKRIPGVGDVSLFGDQDYGMRLWLDPDKLTTYGLTVSDIINAVKEQNVQAPAGQIGMPPTPKGQQFQMSLRVKGRLVEPEEFGNIILKANADGSSVKIQDVARVELGAKNYFTFARLDGGETASLLIYQLPGANALDVADQIRSTMDELSVSFPDGIEYQIPYDTTLFVSSSIDEVMDTLFEALLLVFLVVFVFLQNWRTTIIPMVCVPVSLIGTFALFPVLGFSINTLTLFGLVLAIGIVVDDAIVVVEATQRFIDEEGLSPKEATKKAMSMVTGPVIASTLVLIAVFIPVAFMGGITGQLYKQFALTLSVSVFISSINALTLSPALSALLLRPYKPIRGPLGWFFDKFNVVFDYVTKRYNQAVAALVRRSVMGLLIVAIFIVGCGGFFKILPSGFVPDEDQGYFIVNSMLPEGASLQRSDAVAQKIEAYLNDAEGVRSVVSLGGFSLLTGAYSSYNSAFFVVLDDWSERTTPDLTSDAIMARAQKAFFGIQEAIVVAFGPPPIRGLSSTGGLQFELQDKTGGSIEELSNVATSFMAEAGKLPEVSNVFTTFSAHVPQFDVEIDRDKVKKLGVPISDVFQTLQTYLGGYYINDFNKYGRTYRVMAQAESKYRTQIDDLDQFYTRSGKGEMVPLSTLSTANRIIGPEYIQRYNIYRTVEMTVAPSPGYSSGQAMAALERLAQTSLPQGFGYDWTGIAYQEKAAGGDTGLVFALAIVMVFLVLAAQYESWATPFAVILCVPLGIFGAMASQWMRGMDNNVYAQIGLVMLIGLAAKNAIMIVEYAKEKHEEGMSVKDSAMAAASLRFRPILMTSFAFILGVIPLVWAMGAGSSSRHALGTSVFGGMLAATILGVLIIPALYTAIQGAGGKLSQKIRKTRPPEEPES
- a CDS encoding 4Fe-4S dicluster domain-containing protein, producing MGKKKDFSDGLSRRGFLKALGVSGTGMLVPAVAGASTQRVPEPSDGELATLLDISKCIGCGECVAACRESNADKFPEPKKPFPKIVPAKRAKPEDWSEKRDIDDRLTPYNWLFIQNVAVEYNGEEYDLNIPRRCMHCQNPPCANLCPFGAANKELNGITRISDQLCMGGAKCRAVCPWHIPQRQSGVGLYLDLMPRFAGNGVMYKCDRCYQLLETGSLPACISACPEDVQTIGPRHEIVAKAKALAKEMNGFIYGLDENGGTNTLYVSPVPFDLLDAAVDSGKGRPHLAPVDDVMRDETTLATATVLAPIAGIVAGVLGVGATLLKSSEEDTTDES
- a CDS encoding tRNA-binding protein, producing METIEWNDFTKVELRVGTITKAEAFPEARVSAYKVWVDFGETIGIRKSSAQITQLYTLDELVGKQVVGVVNFPVKQIGPMRSECLVTGFYREDGVVLAVPDKAVPNGLKLG
- a CDS encoding nitroreductase family protein — translated: MDFGDILIKRRAINFFDPTRDISDQLIRDLLEEAVKAPSSFNLQPWKVKILRDPETKAQLRSLAFDQPKVTEAPVILMILADRDGWKEGSETLEKHFANNLEPEQRDWFIGTTQALYGSNEMASQAFANKNAGLFAMSLMYAASNHGLHTHPMDGFDHDAVKKAWNIPDRYWISMLIAVGHLNPGTEVHPKAWRQSAVEMILEDDDHAPD
- a CDS encoding 4Fe-4S ferredoxin, with amino-acid sequence MKVRPYSAWISWMFIGVMGALGVTGLLQMPLAKRYYLTDVPGLAWTGDFFFVHKLHYLFAAALLFLVALVVANWLLKWKERLTLTRLGMVRVVLLGGLLVSGLLRVYRNMPGVTLDPSLILVIEWTHLGLTVIMGVAALVAVCVRVSAYAVWR
- a CDS encoding citrate synthase, producing MVKKDRMKTDGKATLTLNGQTYELPVIVGTENEHAIDITNLRNETGYITFDPGFANTGSCSSNVTFVDGEKGILRYRGYPIEDLAAHGTFIETAYLLIFGELPTRTERQEFRHLLDEQELLHEDLRHHFEGFPSNGHPMAILSAVINALGCYHPDLLRINTEEDFLRAAAKIISKVRTIAAWSFRKAQGLPFMYPDPKLTYCRNFLHMMHSLPHRPFEPTDAQVRALTLFFLLHADHEQNCSCSTVRMVQSTEANMFASVSAGICALWGRLHGGANAGVIAMLEKIHEGNFSVQECVERVKKKEFRLMGFGHRIYKSFDPRAKILREAANDMLKSTGYNDPLLDIALELAETALNDEYFTERKLYPNVDFYSGIILRALGIPVNMFPVMFAIGRMPGWIAHWNEANTDGIVKIHRPRQIYTGRAPRKYVPLDLRK
- the argC gene encoding N-acetyl-gamma-glutamyl-phosphate reductase, which encodes MAQTIKAGLVGVTGYTGMELTRLMTHHSSMELVQVTSRSEAGKTLAEIYPFLNRLPLGNLEITQPNPKDLAEVCDVVFLAVPHKTAMEIAAELLNEGVKVVDLSADFRIHDKATYEQWYAVEHTRPELLDEAVYGLPELYLDQIMGARLIANPGCYPTSSILGLAPALTNGFIETDDIVIDAKSGASGAGRKAKVGSLFCEVADSFKAYSLPSHRHTPEIEQEISKLGGTDITVSFNTHLLPIDRGILSTIYTKLKAATSLDDIHAAYTAFYADKPMVRILPKGQLPETRFVRGTVFCDIGLVVDPRTNRLIILSAIDNLCRGASGQALMNANLICGLDMDEGLPMAPMMP
- a CDS encoding DUF1844 domain-containing protein — encoded protein: MADDKTCKDNPMKGVPIDINFTTFIYSLSSSAVVALGEAPDPGTGSIDFQPQLAKSTIDVLGMLKNKFENGLDDEEQKLLCDILYNLRMSYVNKTK
- a CDS encoding efflux RND transporter periplasmic adaptor subunit; amino-acid sequence: MVNNGLRGISFVLLMVCLLGVAGCTDDETATAPQGPVPMEVIQAETRVMPLWGEFVGQISAVETVDVRARVAGFLIQRNFEEGGSVKKGDLLFVIDPKPFEEDLKQAQSGLEYNQALYAKAQKDFQRFKKLYDEGVVSRDEFESYQTQVATYQAQIGDNKAKVENAKIQLGYTKIYASTDGLIGRVQVDVGNLVGQGENTLLAKISTQDPIYVSFSISENDYVRATRNRMNKDENREIRLLLSDGEEYNQEGQVSMVDPTIDSQTGTLGIRLVFPNPENLLRPGQYAKVRVLIAKIEDAIVVPARAVMDIQGMKSLYVVGDDGAVKSQPVKLGFEVDNLVVVQEGIQVGDKVIVDGIRRVRPGMEVKPNVVPITDDGATPTPHAESAAGSVDAENEDK